A genomic stretch from Fusarium musae strain F31 chromosome 9, whole genome shotgun sequence includes:
- the FUS2 gene encoding cell fusion- protein (EggNog:ENOG41~antiSMASH:Cluster_9.4), with the protein MHKVFASDFFNFEFLRLLGTVPFQGAEVGECLTTAGRIKDGDPESWYRAWRDQAENAQALAEEAAAVGDRTGACWAYIRAANYWRASEFLLHCTPNDPRILASSKASVNAFDKGWVLLDATVKSFEIPYDKDIKLPGRLYLPAPHHRLPGKIPVVLQTGGFDSTQEELYFYGAAGALPRGYAVFSFDGPGQGLPLRVGRLKLRTDWEHVVSQVLDFVTDDVAPEYDLDLERLAIFGASLGGYLSLRAAVDPRIKACVSCDGPLDLFEITRSRMPPWFINGWLSGWVSDGLFNWVVDALTAVNFQIAWEFGHGKWVFGVETPADVLRVMQQISLKGGYLSKIKCPTLITGAADSFYFTPDINANPIFEGLTALGSNEKHLWIGKGVEGGGLQAKIGALAVVHHKMFTWLDCTFAIKRDVL; encoded by the coding sequence ATGCACAAAGTCTTTGCCTCAGATTTCTTCAACTTTGAATTCCTTCGTCTCCTTGGCACTGTTCCCTTCCAAGGAGCAGAGGTCGGCGAGTGCCTGACCACCGCAGGACGCATCAAAGATGGTGATCCTGAGAGCTGGTATCGCGCCTGGCGTGACCAGGCAGAAAATGCACAAGCTCtagcagaagaagctgctgctgtcggCGATAGGACCGGTGCTTGCTGGGCTTATATCCGTGCTGCCAATTATTGGCGGGCCAGCGAGTTTCTGCTGCATTGCACCCCCAATGATCCGCGCATCTTGGCATCTTCAAAAGCCAGCGTGAATGCCTTTGACAAAGGATGGGTTCTTCTCGATGCCACTGTCAAGAGCTTTGAGATTCCTTACGACAAGGATATCAAACTGCCTGGCAGACTCTATCTTCCTGCTCCGCATCATAGGCTGCCTGGTAAGATTCCCGTCGTGCTGCAGACGGGAGGCTTTGACTCTACCCAGGAAGAGCTATACTTCTAtggtgctgctggtgctctTCCCCGAGGCTATGCCGTCTTCAGTTTTGATGGACCCGGTCAAGGCCTTCCCCTACGTGTTGGGAGACTGAAACTCCGTACAGACTGGGAACACGTCGTGAGTCAAGTCCTAGACTTTGTCACAGATGACGTAGCTCCAGAGtatgatcttgatcttgaacgTCTAGCCATCTTTGGAGCCTCGCTCGGCGGCTACCTGTCACTACGTGCGGCAGTCGATCCCCGAATCAAAGCGTGCGTCTCTTGTGACGGACCTCTGGATCTATTCGAGATAACCCGCAGCCGTATGCCTCCCTGGTTCATCAACGGCTGGCTTTCCGGTTGGGTAAGCGATGGGCTCTTCAACTGGGTAGTAGACGCCCTCACTGCCGTGAACTTCCAGATTGCATGGGAGTTTGGGCACGGCAAATGGGTTTTTGGGGTTGAAACGCCGGCAGATGTGCTACGAGTCATGCAGCAGATCTCACTCAAGGGCGGATACCTGTCCAAGATCAAGTGCCCCACGTTAATAACTGGCGCTGCGGATTCGTTCTACTTCACGCCCGATATCAACGCCAACCCCATATTCGAGGGGCTGACGGCTCTGGGGTCTAATGAGAAGCATTTGTGGATTGGTAAGGGGGTTGAAGGTGGAGGATTGCAAGCCAAGATTGGAGCTTTAGCTGTTGTTCACCATAAGATGTTTACGTGGTTGGATTGTACTTTTGCCATCAAGCGGGATGTATTGTAG
- the FUS3 gene encoding mitogen-activated serine/threonine-protein kinase fus3 (EggNog:ENOG41~SMCOG1193:glutathione S-transferase~antiSMASH:Cluster_9.4), translating into MTSFGALYTYMPNARVFKILAAAKLNNLIIEIPAYQHGVTNKSAEFLSKFPAGKVPAFEGPDGFCLVESDAIAQYVAQSGPQASQLLGQDAMSSAKIRQWISFFAEEIYPTVLDLVMWRVGLGAFDETTEIKALAQLAYGLSVLEKHLNTGILLAGDELTLADLTGASTLLWAFMHIIDEPMRQQYPNVVAWYLKVVQNEEVKEVFGKPNLIEKRRIGAK; encoded by the exons ATGACTTCGTTTGGGGCCCTTTATACATATATGCCTAATGCGAGAGTTTTCAAG ATTCTCGCTGCAGCAAAActcaacaatctcatcatTGAGATTCCTGCTTATCAACACGGGGTGACCAACAAGTCAGCAGAGTTTCTCTCCAAATTCCCAGCTGGAAAGGTCCCAGCGTTTGAGGGCCCTGATGGCTTCTGTCTCGTGGAATCTGACGCTATCGCTCAGTATGTAGCCCAGTCAGGCCCTCAAGCAAGTCAGCTGCTTGGCCAAGATGCCATGAGCTCCGCCAAGATCAGACAAtggatttctttctttgctgAAGAGATCTACCCTActgtccttgaccttgttatGTGGCGCGTAGGGTTAGGAGCATTTGATGAAACTACCGAGATAAAGGCACTGGCTCAGCTGGCATATGGTTTATCGGTACTGGAGAAGCATCTGAACACTGGTATATTGCTTGCTGGAGATGAACTGACACTTGCTGATCTTACTGGTGCTTCTACTCTGTTGTGGGCTTTCATGCACATAATTGATGAGCCCATGAGGCAGCAGTATCCGAATGTCGTCGCTTGGTACTTGAAGGTTGTTCAAAATGAGGAAGTTAAAGAAGTTTTTGGGAAGCCCAATTTGATCGAGAAGAGACGTATTGGGGCCAAGTGA
- the FUS4 gene encoding Secreted aspartic protease fus4 (EggNog:ENOG41~MEROPS:MER0004851~antiSMASH:Cluster_9.4): protein MLTIATLHVALQVFGAVSPSHAAAVTLEHRSARDGNSVAVPANWDVYGYLFNVTVGSPPQNITMLSDMTWMAPFVRSGRCLGQFNPELCVAQSQSFFNEHDSTTFENTTFAQATWPVTAFAPNFTVDYGRDKFCIGEICNKDTLMQVSDFPYPGSVVPVIPFGGIFGLAPTPEAITATSEPVNFQAWKNGKMGPLVGWHTCEVLKSAATCQGGDAQLVFGGTDTTMYSAKKLQSYEIQNPEWLSDAFYPSTPPRSNYWSTSLTGMWIRTDKLSKNYAVPFKAVKTAKRTPPLAVVDEGSEGLGAPLSLNGYKYLVRHIKSAKLASKAIVQNIQQQGSSGYNTEDQDWYTVACDGLHEYPDLVYQLDGRKKYTISAGDYVTKLTDMPGSVCYLNINVWKYGRTENGDARVVLLGRAFLKRKYLVLNFEDRSFGLAPLRTG, encoded by the coding sequence ATGCTTACCATTGCAACTTTGCACGTTGCACTGCAGGTTTTCGGAGCTGTCAGCCCGAGTCATGCAGCCGCTGTCACGTTGGAACACCGTTCGGCTCGTGACGGTAACTCTGTAGCAGTCCCAGCCAATTGGGACGTCTACGGGTACCTGTTCAATGTTACTGTCGGCTCTCCACCACAAAATATCACCATGCTCAGCGACATGACGTGGATGGCTCCTTTTGTCCGATCGGGACGTTGTCTGGGACAATTCAACCCCGAGCTCTGCGTTGCTCAAAGCCAATCGTTCTTCAACGAACATGACTCAACAACGTTCGAAAATACTACCTTTGCACAAGCAACGTGGCCTGTCACTGCATTCGCGCCAAACTTTACCGTTGACTATGGAAGGGACAAGTTTTGCATTGGAGAGATCTGCAACAAAGACACTCTAATGCAGGTTTCCGACTTCCCCTACCCAGGCAGCGTTGTCCCTGTCATTCCCTTTGGAGGAATCTTTGGCCTAGCCCCCACACCAGAGGCCATCACTGCGACGTCCGAGCCCGTCAACTTTCAAGCCTGGAAGAACGGCAAGATGGGACCTCTGGTTGGTTGGCATACATGCGAGGTACTCAAGTCAGCAGCAACCTGCCAGGGGGGCGATGCGCAGCTAGTGTTTGGCGGTACGGATACTACAATGTACAGCGCCAAAAAGCTCCAGTCGTACGAGATACAGAATCCCGAATGGCTCAGTGATGCCTTTTACccatcaacaccacctcGCAGCAACTATTGGAGTACGTCCTTGACAGGAATGTGGATCAGGACTGATAAGTTGTCCAAGAACTATGCTGTCCCATTCAAGGCCGTCAAGACTGCTAAGCGTACACCCCCACTCGCTGTCGTGGACGAAGGATCTGAGGGACTAGGAGCACCCCTGTCTCTGAACGGGTACAAGTACCTGGTCAGACACATCAAAAGTGCCAAACTTGCATCCAAGGCAATCGTCCAGAACATTCAGCAGCAGGGATCATCGGGATATAACACGGAAGACCAAGATTGGTACACCGTTGCTTGTGACGGTTTACACGAATATCCCGATCTGGTATATCAACTCGATGGCCGAAAGAAGTACACGATTTCTGCAGGTGATTACGTAACCAAGCTGACAGACATGCCTGGGTCTGTCTGCTATCTCAATATCAATGTTTGGAAATACGGGCGCACGGAGAATGGAGACGCAAGGGTTGTTCTTCTGGGTAGGGCATTCCTCAAGAGGAAGTATCTTGTTCTCAACTTCGAAGATCGCTCGTTCGGCCTTGCACCTCTGCGTACGGGATGA
- the FUS5 gene encoding Esterase fus5 (EggNog:ENOG41~antiSMASH:Cluster_9.4), translating to MVHRPRLLCLHGGGASSQIMRIQFSKLESALRKTFQLVFLEGPLDSAPGPGVLPFFKDFGPYSCWVSDDRSLSPEEKRQEETNAIAYIKTFMIQYGPFAGILGFSQGARAAASILLEQQREAFTHDSLFGVFFCGTFPPFIPDAPDISLPTIHVLGLTDPYLQESEVLLEHCTQQSVRRVIKFNGGHHMPTSSDVTQQIADVISMTYRTSQRKRASGIWKKKVVDSRPSALEI from the coding sequence ATGGTTCATCGCCCAAGACTACTTTGTCTCCATGGAGGCGGTGCTTCTTCACAGATCATGCGTATACAATTCTCCAAGCTAGAGTCCGCACTACGCAAAACCTTCCAGCTCGTCTTCCTAGAAGGCCCTCTAGACAGCGCCCCAGGACCTGGCGTTCTCCCCTTCTTCAAGGATTTTGGTCCATACTCCTGCTGGGTCAGCGATGACAGGTCATTATCCccggaggagaagagacaagaagaaaccAACGCAATTGCATACATCAAGACCTTTATGATTCAATACGGCCCCTTCGCTGGAATCCTCGGATTCTCACAGGGAGCCCGTGCTGCAGCCAGTATCTTGCTAGAGCAACAGCGAGAGGCTTTTACTCATGACTCCTTGTTCGGTGTCTTCTTCTGTGGCACGTTTCCTCCATTCATTCCTGATGCCCCTGATATCAGCCTACCAACGATACACGTACTGGGACTTACCGACCCCTATCTTCAGGAAAGTGAAGTGCTGTTAGAGCATTGTACGCAACAAAGTGTTAGGAGAGTCATCAAGTTCAACGGAGGCCATCACATGCCGACCAGCTCAGACGTCACTCAACAGATTGCTGATGTAATTTCTATGACATACAGAACATCACAAAGGAAGAGGGCTTCAGGCAtctggaagaagaaagttGTAGACTCTCGACCTTCAGCGCTTGAGATTTGA
- the FUS6 gene encoding COP9 signalosome complex subunit 1 (EggNog:ENOG41~SMCOG1005:Drug resistance transporter, EmrB/QacA~antiSMASH:Cluster_9.4) has product MASVNTAMPKPAPEKSPSSDHQPEPSKKGARFWLIFVAIALTTFLAALDTSIISTALPTITADLGSESLYVWIIDAYLLASTATIPIFAQAANIYGRRSLTLIAVCIFTLGSGLCGGAHNTAMMVGGRAVQGIGGGGILTMSEIVVCDMVSIRERGMYAGIIGGVWAIAAVVAPVMGGAFAQNISWRWIFYINLPIAGVSLVALGLFLKLARPPSGTVKEQMSRIDWGGSVLLIGSVTSIVLALSWGGSEHPWSGWQTIVPLVIGLLALVAFFAYQGAPWLREPTMPLRLFGNRTSSTLLVISFIHSLLLYWVCYFLPVYFQAVKEASPTRSAVMLFPIACTSAPAGVAAGITITKTGKYRVWHFTGFVLMSIACGLFTLLDAQSSTGRWVGFQILFGVGTGTVFTSTLPPILASLPDSDVATATGAWTFIRNFGSIWGVAIPAAVFNNHVNHAAPKISDSTVKSLLVDGGAYEHATQHFIKSLSPNPELKTQVIQVYLEGLKVVWQVSLAFCLLGFILCFFVRSLTLRDELNTEFGLKEEKPNSKNMSSEEGVVRE; this is encoded by the coding sequence ATGGCCTCCGTCAATACTGCAATGCCCAAGCCAGCACCAGAAAAATCACCATCCTCTGATCATCAGCCTGAACCAAGCAAGAAAGGTGCCCGATTTTGGCTCATCTTTGTGGCTATTGCCCTGACAACTTTCCTCGCTGCCCTCGAcacatccatcatctcaacaGCACTACCCACCATCACCGCTGACCTTGGGTCAGAGTCTCTTTACGTATGGATCATCGACGCATACCTCCTGGCCTCAACGGCCACCATCCCCATCTTTGCTCAAGCCGCCAACATCTACGGTCGTCGCAGTTTGACCCTCATCGCCGTTTGCATCTTCACGCTCGGTAGTGGTCTATGTGGTGGCGCACATAACACGGCCATGATGGTCGGTGGACGCGCCGTGCAGGGCATAGGCGGAGGAGGCATTCTCACCATGAGTGAGATTGTCGTATGTGATATGGTCTCCATCCGAGAACGGGGCATGTACGCTGGCATCATTGGCGGTGTCTGGGCCATTGCCGCCGTGGTTGCGCCCGTCATGGGAGGTGCTTTTGCGCAGAACATCTCGTGGCGATGGATCTTCTACATCAATCTCCCAATCGCCGGTGTTTCTCTCGTCGCCTTGGGTCTGTTCCTCAAGCTGGCTCGCCCACCGTCTGGCACCGTCAAGGAGCAGATGAGCAGGATAGACTGGGGCGGCAGCGTTCTTCTCATCGGCTCTGTCACTTCCATCGTTCTAGCACTGAGCTGGGGTGGCTCTGAACATCCATGGTCGGGCTGGCAAACAATTGTTCCTCTAGTCATCGGCCTGCTTGCCCTAGTCGCCTTCTTCGCGTACCAAGGCGCTCCGTGGCTCAGAGAACCCACCATGCCTCTCAGACTATTCGGCAACCGAACATCATCCACATTGCTtgtcatcagcttcatccatAGCCTTTTACTGTACTGGGTTTGCTACTTTCTTCCAGTTTACTTCCAAGCTGTCAAAGAGGCTAGTCCTACACGCTCAGCAGTCATGCTCTTCCCCATTGCCTGTACGAGCGCTCCCGCTGGTGTAGCTGCtggcatcaccatcaccaagacgGGAAAGTATCGTGTTTGGCACTTCACCGGATTTGTACTCATGTCAATTGCCTGTGGCCTTTTCACCTTGCTTGATGCCCAATCCTCAACTGGACGCTGGGTCGGCTTCCAGATCTTGTTTGGCGTCGGTACAGGAACAGTGTTTACTTCGACGCTGCCTCCCATCCTCGCCAGTCTGCCTGATTCTGACGTCGCCACTGCAACTGGTGCGTGGACGTTCATCCGCAACTTTGGATCAATCTGGGGTGTTGCCATCCCGGCTGCTGTCTTCAATAACCATGTCAATCATGCGGCTCCCAAGATCTCAGACTCGACAGTCAAGAGTCTTCTcgttgatggaggggcaTACGAGCATGCGACCCAGCACTTCATCAAGAGTCTCTCTCCTAACCCGGAGCTTAAGACCCAAGTTATCCAGGTGTATCTAGAGGGACTCAAGGTTGTTTGGCAAGTGTCTCTCGCATTTTGTCTTCTAGGCTTcattctttgcttctttgttCGCTCATTGACACTGCGTGATGAACTCAATACTGAGTTTGggttgaaggaggagaagcccaACTCGAAGAACATGTCGAGTGAAGAGGGCGTTGTGAGGGAGTAG
- the FUS7 gene encoding putative aldehyde dehydrogenase fus7 (antiSMASH:Cluster_9.4~EggNog:ENOG41~SMCOG1017:aldehyde dehydrogenase), producing the protein MNFDAFYNIIAGQPRSARETSSGVNPLDRSSLWPAPVATANDVEEAVRSAQEAFPAWSQKTYKQPKYEISQEITEDDKKTSIVTQEPLGVVAAICPWNSLGKIAPALATGNCVILKPSPFTPYSSLKLVELAQQVFPPSVLQVLHGHDDLGPMLVKHSRIQKITFTGSTATGKQILRDAAETMKRVTLETAGNNASIILPDVNIKAVIPQLAGGLWFNAGQVCIATRRMYIHQDIFEEVVAQLAEASKDLASSIEPIQNEMQLVRLKQALADANAAGYELLSLGKTEAAEGFFIRPTIIKNPPPDAHIVQQENFGPIVSCIKFSSLDEAIFLANNSDTGLAASVWSGDISAAKRVAAKLEAGNVYINGPPQPDPYVPFGGHKQSGLGVEYGLPGLLSFCQTKSTYVYK; encoded by the exons ATGAATTTCGATGCATTCTATAACATCATTGCAGGCCAGCCTCGCAGTGCCCGAGAAACCAGCTCGGGCGTAAACCCGCTGGATCGTTCCTCTTTGTGGCCTGCCCCAGTTGCTACCGCAAATGAcgttgaagaagctgttcgCTCTGCACAAGAAGCATTTCCCGCGTGGTCCCAAAAGACCTATAAGCAGC CAAAATATGAAATTTCCCAAGAAATTACGGAAGAcgacaagaaaacatcaattGTTACTCAGGAGCCTCTTGGAGTTGTCGCTGCCATCTGCCCTTGGAACT CTTTGGGAAAGATCGCACCTGCTCTGGCTACGGGAAACTGTGTCATCCTCAAACCATC CCCCTTCACTCCATATTCGAGTTTGAAGCTTGTAGAACTAGCTCAGCAAGTATTTCCTCCGTCAGTTCTTCAAGTCCTTCATGGCCACGATGATCTGGGCCCTATGCTTGTCAAGCATTCTCGAATTCAGAAGATCACTTTTACGGGGTCTACTGCTACTGGAAAACAGATCCTCAGAGATGCAGCTGAGACAATGAAGAGAGTAACCCTCGAAAC TGCTGGCAATAATGCCTCCATTATCCTGCCAGATGTCAACATCAAAGCTGTTATTCCCCAATTAGCAGGAGGTCTGTGGTTCAACGCTGGTCAAGTCTGCATAGCCACACGCCGCATGTACATCCACCAAGACATCTTCGAAGAAGTCGTGGCTCAGCTCGCAGAAGCCTCAAAGGATCTAGCTTCCAGCATCGAACCGATCCAGAACGAGATGCAGCTTGTTAGGCTCAAACAAGCTCTCGCAGACGCAAACGCTGCTGGCTATGAGCTGCTGTCGCTGGGTAAGACGGAGGCTGCCGAAGGATTCTTCATTCGGCCCACGATTATCAAGAACCCGCCACCGGATGCACATATCGTGCAACAGGAAAACTTTG GCCCCATCGTGTCATGCATCAAGTTCTCATCCCTCGATGAAGCCATATTTTTAGCCAATAATAGCGACACTGGGCTAGCCGCAAGTGTGTGGAGTGGTGACATTTCAGCCGCTAAGCGTGTAGCCGCAAAGCTAGAGGCCGGTAATGTCTACATCAACGGCCCGCCTCAGCCGGATCCTTATGTGCCGTTTGGGGGCCATAAGCAGAGTGGATTAGGTGTTGAGTATGGACTGCCCGGGTTGTTATCGTTCTGTCAGACAAAGTCTACGTATGTGTACAAGTGA
- the FUS8 gene encoding Cytochrome P450 monooxygenase fus8 (EggNog:ENOG41~SMCOG1034:cytochrome P450~antiSMASH:Cluster_9.4), with protein sequence MESTPLQYPLGLKTDSLVKQVSEVLKSLTVTKAVGAFIVLFIIIPKVFDFLRNLFSPVTSIPGPLINKFSPWPLEIATFKGKSHRFARALHRKYGPIVVLAPGMISIGDSKEIKRIIQSEDWVKSEAIYGNFRQDFHRPTLLAFTEKKAYSRRKRMLSSMFGIRYIRSLEPLMKSCVDAGVAHLNKLCDNPSKSTIINLQHFIHGLAIDTIGVTTFGGSFHVVENGSHPLPSRLKAGMKISAVMQLISWIKYIPFLPKRDPYIEKFTFDIVDKRRKEAGAVKHQDLLQHLVDVCDDSPGSEFRTSDVQDESVILLAAGSETTANAELFTVIQLLKHPEKMKKLIAEVDKWYPPSEPDRATECAYSQTGMTYLQACIDETMRLIPGQATGSPREASKQEVLLGYKIPRGTTVFPNTQEAHLDGSIWEQPEKYIPERWLEIYSQNQTSSMPYWPFSAGSRICVGKNFAFQEMHISLTTLLRKFTFEYVPGQDETTVFRIAQQLEADSYKVRVKKRL encoded by the exons ATGGAGTCTACGCCACTTCAATACCCTCTGGGCCTAAAAACAGATTCCTTGGTAAAACAGGTCTCggaggtgttgaagagcttgacagTCACCAAAGCTGTCGGCGCTTTCATCGTCTTATTTATCATTATACCAAAAGTTTTTGAT TTCCTCCGAAATCTGTTTTCTCCCGTCACATCAATCCCTGGccctctcatcaacaagttcAGCCCTTGGCCGCTGGAGATTGCCACGTTCAAGGGGAAGAG TCATCGGTTTGCTCGTGCTCTTCATCGCAAATATGGCCCCATTGTGGTCCTTGCTCCCGGGATGATATCTATCGGTGACTCTAAGGAAATTAAGCGTATCATCCAGAGCGAAGACTGGGTCAAGTCCGAAGCCATCTACGGGAATTTCAGACAAGATTTCCATCGTCCAACACTTCTCGCTTTTACTGAGAAGAAAGCCTACTCTAGGCGCAAGCGCATGCTATCTTCCATGTTTGGTATCCGCTACATCCGTAGTCTGGAGCCTCTCATGAAATCTTGCGttgatgctggtgttgcACATCTCAACAAGCTTTGCGACAACCCTTCCAAGAGTACTATTATCAATCTTCAGCACTTCATTCACGGTTTGGCTATTGACACCATTGGAGTTACTACCTTTGGTGGTAGCTTTCACGTTGTCGAGAATGGAAGTCACCCTCTCCCATCTCGCTTGAAAGCTGGTATGAAAATCTCTGCTGTGATGCAACTCATAAGTTGGATCAAATACATTCCTTTTCTGCCCAAGCGAGATCCCTACATCGAGAAGTTCACATTCGACATTGTTGATAAGCGCCGCAAGGAGGCTGGAGCCGTCAAGCATCAAGACCTTCTCCAGCATCTTGTCGATGTCTGTGACGACTCTCCTGGCTCTGAGTTCCGCACCTCAGATGTCCAAGATGAGAGTGTAATTCTGCTGGCCGCAGGGAGTGAGACTACTGCAAACGCAGAGCTCTTCACAGTCATCCAGCTTCTGAAGCATCCcgaaaagatgaagaagctcatTGCAGAAGTTGACAAGTGGTATCCTCCAAGTGAGCCCGACCGGGCTACCGAGTGTGCTTACTCTCAAACCGGCATGACCTATCTCCAAGCCTGCATCGACGAGACTATGCGTCTGATTCCTGGGCAGGCGACTGGAAGTCCCCGCGAGGCATCCAAGCAAgaggttcttcttggctacAAGATTCCCAGAGGGACTACTGTTTTCCCCAACacgcaagaagctcatcttgACGGCAGCATCTGGGAGCAGCCCGAGAAGTACATACCCGAGAGATGGCTCGAGATCTACTCTCAGAATCAGACCTCTTCTATGCCCTACTGGCCTTTCTCTGCCGGGAGCAGAATCTGTGTAGGAAAGAACTTTGCTTTTCAGGAGATGCATATTTCCCTAACAACTCTTCTGCGCAAGTTCACGTTCGAATATGTCCCGGGTCAGGATGAAACGACCGTGTTCCGCATTGCGCAGCAACTGGAGGCGGACTCTTATAAGGTTcgggtgaagaagaggctttAA
- the FUS9 gene encoding Methyltransferase fus9 (antiSMASH:Cluster_9.4), whose amino-acid sequence MADKSHVNNVPMQGNGAYSSHAALQHEAMLKTLPLFRAAAEAISKVDSTRVAIVEYGSAHGNNSLEPMEAILKSIPARSLELLFSDRPENDFCTLSKTVTEWADGLVGNQLLHPLFISMIPRSFYQQVIPPKSAHLGFSLAALHHLDHVPQPTEDGQDESKLLQRQAHVDLATFLKLRSKEIVSGGSLILSFVGQASTGYENYGGPVDACRNAMIQMVQQDKIPVSVAQAFRVPTYNRTLSDVKRLMDEFTQIWKVHDLFEDDVMHPSFHELKIQSNPSQEASHKYAEIVIDWMMAVCSGYFTKALQVGSQRGYTKEEEESLLQDWVTRTKELFIRDHKDEEVICSFIYIRLERL is encoded by the exons ATGGCAGACAAGTCACATGTCAACAATGTCCCCATGCAGGGTAACGGCGCTTACAGCTCACATGCTGCTCTTCAACATGAGGCTATGCTCAAAACCCTGCCGCTTTTCCGGGCCGCAGCTGAGGCCATATCCAAGGTTGACTCTACTCGGGTAGCTATCGTTGAATATGGTTCAGCCCACGGGAACAACTC TTTAGAACCAATGGAAGCAATTCTGAAGTCTATCCCGGCTCGTTCACTGGAACTGCTTTTCAGTGACCGCCCGGAAAATGACTTTTGTACACTGTCCAAGACCGTCACTGAGTGGGCTGACGGACTAGTTGGAAACCAACTTCTACATCCCTTATTCATTAGTATGATCCCACGCAGCTTCTATCAACAAGTCATTCCACCGAAATCTGCACATCTCGGTTTCTCTCTCGCTGCTCTCCATCACCTCGATCATGTTCCCCAACCCACCGAggatggccaagatgagTCCAAGCTCCTCCAGCGGCAAGCTCATGTGGATCTCGCAACCTTTCTGAAGCTTCGCTCTAAAGAAATCGTATCTGGTGGATCCCTCATCCTCTCTTTCGTTGGTCAAGCCTCTACTGGATATGAGAATTACGGCGGGCCCGTCGACGCCTGTCGCAACGCCATGATCCAAATGGTTCAACAGGACAAGATCCCGGTATCTGTCGCTCAAGCCTTCCGAGTGCCCACCTACAACCGAACTCTGAGTGATGTGAAAAGGCTTATGGACGAGTTCACGCAGATTTGGAAGGTTCACGATCTTTtcgaagatgatgttatGCATCCGTCTTTTCATGAGCTCAAGATTCAGTCGAACCCAAGTCAGGAGGCAAGCCACAAATACGCAGAAATTGTAATCGATTGGATGATGGCTGTTTGCTCTGGATATTTTACCAAGGCTCTTCAGGTGGGATCACAGAGGGGATATActaaagaggaggaggagagtctACTTCAAGATTGGGTTACTAGAACAAAGGAGCTTTTTATCCGTGATCacaaggatgaggaagttATTtgttcttttatttatatccGACTAGAAAGGCTTTGA